A stretch of Caenorhabditis elegans chromosome IV DNA encodes these proteins:
- the elli-1 gene encoding Enlarged germline granules protein 1 (Confirmed by transcript evidence) — MYSEPARQTTWKEKLSQLNHENMSYNAHNKRSSRQRGNSYRLPQQNIPPPSHHQSSQVMRGFQNAPFQMQPHYNNERKPQSRRNDTMRASKSAYAAATAPVKKHVRPANEQHMRKLNDLLRPFSYGSDDLYEETQPFVKETSLANVDIQICQTRPKVPPGKMWIFESRTIYDENGNCVSAREGAMEVSLASRMHNEPIVIVSMNDSMCF; from the exons atGTACTCGGAGCCTGCTCGACAGACGACGTGGAAGGAGAAACTCA GTCAACTCAATCATGAGAACATGAGCTATAATGCTCACAATAAGAGAAGTAGTCGCCAGCGAGGAAATAGTTATCGGTTGCCTCAGCAAA ACATTCCTCCACCATCGCATCATCAATCGTCTCAAGTCATGCGAGGATTTCAAAACGCACCGTTCCAAATGCAACCGCATTACAACAATGAAAGGAAGCCTCAAAGTCGTAGGAATGACACTATGCGAGCATCTAAATCAGCGTATGCTGCCGCCACTGCTCCCGTAAAGAAGCACGTGAGACCGGCAAATGAACAGCACATGAGGAAGCTGAACGACTTGCTCCGTCCATTCTCCTACGGTTCAGATGATCTCTATGAGGAAACACAGCCGTTTGTGAAAGAAACTTCACTTGCAAACGTGGATATTCAG atctGCCAAACCAGGCCAAAAGTGCCGCCCGGTAAGATGTGGATATTCGAAAGTCGAACGATTTACGACGAGAATGGAAATTGTGTGAGCGCAAGAGAAGGAGCAATGGAAGTGTCATTGGCTTCAAGAATGCATAACGAACCTATCGTCATCGTGAGCATGAATGATAGCATGTGCTTCTAA
- the F20C5.5 gene encoding PACT_coil_coil domain-containing protein (Confirmed by transcript evidence) codes for MAEKDQNIKKLKEEVEKLIDEQEDEIILAEMQFEIFQIKAETEARRLKKLLIMRNEDFSILKTKYEDLQKQFYDLSPYPVNGYGGILIGDETPKQEKLMDQLLDKLKVLNDGDYYDIFHLLETIDKIIVTFSLYFKDPILITKKMEDNKQIIQKLEDEVDYLTKNLESLNPSQLVTSLENKDDYLLVTVEFQKRKNILFSELKKKNEEIKMLQESFNVYQKDSIEKVMEKFLELQHQNLTVFSVDDTNSISTELNNDRNVAKNDKSEGVESLMLENFNNSLKIALNSVKREISKQNVTIKTDEDMIKDMKKTIDSNENMIKMLADELSWKTKDCQVKVSALENQIFDKNDEIVKLKSHVSTESGNSPKLERNVRELTLKISSETSSQGTSRTYPHLEQEILTFHSEKISDPSEEANQEVREFPLEQTLEKLKLEQTESLVAILEQPGGLKTMRNDPQWLQVVDHFCDYVRKIEKLEENVKEEQMNTEMIMKERTREITELYYQKRVLEKKISEQFKEIQQVKSEISRVYEANIQEIQKSFDIKLKLKDQIIGELEAVDEMSSNHTELSDGWSDLDIVQNTEELQ; via the coding sequence atggcagaaaaagatcaaaatatcaaaaaattaaaagaagaaGTTGAGAAATTAATCGATGAACAAGAAGATGAGATAATACTAGCTGAAATgcaattcgaaattttccaaataaaagcAGAGACAGAAGCTAGAAGATTGAAGAAGTTGTTGATAATGAGAAATGAAGATTTCTCAATTCTCAAAACTAAATATGAGGatcttcaaaaacaattttatgatttGTCGCCATATCCGGTTAACGGTTACGGTGGAATATTAATTGGTGATGAAACACCGAAACAAGAGAAGTTGATGGATCAACTTTTGGACAAATTAAAAGTATTAAATGATGGAGATTATTATGACATTTTCCACTTGCTGGAAACTATTGACAAGATCATAGTCACGTTTTCTCTTTATTTCAAGGATCCTATACTTATAACAAAAAAGATGGAAGACAACAAACAGAtcattcaaaaacttgaagaCGAAGTTGACTATCTTACGAAAAACTTGGAAAGTTTGAATCCATCGCAGCTGGTTACATCTTTGGAAAACAAAGATGATTATCTCTTAGTGACAgtggaattccaaaaaagaaagaatatTCTGTTTTCCGAACTCAAGAAAAAGAATGAAGAGATTAAAATGCTTCAAGAATCCTTCAATGTTTATCAGAAGGATAGTATTGAAAAAGTCAtggagaaatttttggaacttcaACACCAGAATTTAACAGTATTCTCAGTTGATGATACCAATTCTATATCAACTGAACTAAATAATGATCGGAATGTTGCCAAGAATGATAAATCCGAAGGTGTTGAAAGTTTGatgctcgaaaatttcaacaattctttgaaaattgctttGAATTCTGTGAAacgtgaaatttcaaagcaaaatGTTACAATCAAAACTGATGAAGACATGATAAAAGATATGAAAAAAACGATTGATTCGAATGAGAACATGATCAAGATGTTGGCAGATGAATTGTCATGGAAGACAAAAGATTGTCAAGTGAAGGTCTCTGCACTGGAAAATCAAATCTTTGATAAGAATGATGAGATTGTCAAATTAAAGAGTCATGTGAGCACTGAATCTGGAAATTCTCCGAAATTGGAGCGTAATGTTCGAGAACTGACACTTAAAATCTCTAGTGAGACTTCTAGTCAAGGGACTAGTAGAACATATCCCCATTTGGAACAAGAAATTTTGACGttccattctgaaaaaatttctgatccTTCCGAAGAGGCAAACCAGGAGGTCAGAGAATTCCCACTTGAGCAAACattagaaaaactgaaacttgaACAGACAGAAAGTCTTGTCGCAATTCTTGAACAACCCGGAGGACTCAAAACTATGCGAAATGACCCGCAATGGTTGCAGGTGGTTGATCATTTCTGTGATTATGTACGAAagattgaaaaacttgaagaaaatgTTAAAGAAGAACAAATGAATACTGAAATGATTATGAAAGAAAGAACTCGAGAAATCACTGAGCTATATTATCAGAAAAGAGTTCTTGAGAAGAAGATTTCAGAGCAATTTAAAGAGATTCAACAAGTTAAATCTGAAATCTCGAGAGTTTATGAAGCAAATAtccaggaaattcaaaaatcgtttgATATTAAGCTGAAACTGAAGGATCAGATAATTGGAGAATTGGAAGCTGTAGATGAGATGTCATCAAATCATACGGAATTATCCGATGGATGGAGCGATCTCGATATTGTTCAAAACACAGAAGAATTGCAATAA
- the F20C5.11 gene encoding uncharacterized protein (Confirmed by transcript evidence) codes for MNELEYVDYLINKTEEMTRKLNESTDSDDYRNPLSSGRGSMTSSSINEPRMFISTMSTPRRTPSRIPALMTKSLHAPRSLSTPQRGATVYGSGEQLCAENSGVGFSSNRRIETEMLLSRSQEKRKQRASSYDPRCLLALHSSPFRLSTSASATSSSQHQRLLTSSSIHVASSYSRLLPRRPQWVRSQPSSSVQLAESTVSLDSFELMNTKSNFYLDSDESSSDDSDAEFGAECSVDGVVETPRTRRKLISVRRLKDRNRKKFKCSMKRLHPPTSPSKISKSASSSSDLTSFFCISSPYFYLLIAFLFRFLIFLSDTFLPIF; via the exons aTGAATGAGTTAGAATATGTTGATTATCTTATTAAT aaaacagaagaaatgactagaaaattgaatgaatcTACTGATTCTGATGACTACCGTAATCCATTGTCATCTGGGCGTGGTTCTATGACGTCATCATCAATCAATGAACCACGAATGTTTATTTCAACAATGTCGACACCAAGAAGAACTCCATCTAGAATTCCAGCTTTAATGACTAAAAGCTTGCATGCTCCAAG ATCCTTGTCAACCCCTCAACGTGGTGCAACAGTCTACGGTTCGGGAGAGCAgctttgtgctgaaaattctgGAGTTGGATTTTCAAGTAACCGGAGAATCGAGACGGAAATGCTTTTAAGTAGAAGTCAAGAGAAGAGAAAACAGAGGGCAAGTAGTTATGATCCAAG atgtcttCTTGCTCTTCACTCATCTCCATTCCGTCTGTCAACATCTGCATCAGCCACTTCTTCATCTCAACACCAAAGATTGTTGACGTCATCATCAATCCACGTTGCATCCTCATACTCTCGACTTCTGCCTCGACGCCCTCAATGGGTTCGTAGTCAACCATCAAGTTCAGTCCAACTTGCTGAATCGACAGTATCATTGGATTCTTTTGAATTGATGAATACTAAATCCAATTTCTATTTGGATTCCGATGAGTCTTCTTCTGATGATTCCGATGCTGAATTTGGTGCTGAGTGTTCTGTTGATGGTGTTGTTGAAACACCGAGAACACGTCGAAAGTTGATTTCAGTTAGAAGGTTGAAAGACAGAAATCGAAAGAAATTCAA atgttccaTGAAACGTCTACATCCACCAACTTCACcatcaaaaatctcaaaaagtgCTTCAAGTTCATCCGATCTTACCTCATTCTTCTGTATCTCTTCACCATATTTCTACCTCCTCATCGCATTCCTATTCCgatttcttatatttttatcaGATACTTTTCTGCCGATCTTCTGA
- the klp-11 gene encoding Kinesin-like protein (Confirmed by transcript evidence) gives MLVETAREQFGAQRRPPISGSGSFVEATIPEETIRFCGENVVVFSALERFVPEVTDSDPSTFSNSMMMSARRPSIENLTIDASKVLVPILNQSTMILKNSKNGQARNDTMPPNGSMRRSQN, from the exons ATGCTCGTGGAAACAGCTCGAGAACAATTCGGTGCTCAGAGGAGGCCTCCTATATCag gttcagGATCGTTTGTCGAGGCGACAATTCCCGAGGAGACAATCCGATTCTGTGGGGAGAACGTTGTCGTTTTCAGTGCTCTGGAACGATTTGTTCCAGAGGTGACTGACTCGGATCCGTCCACTTTTTCAAACTCAATGATGATG tcagcACGTCGTCCATCAATCGAGAATCTGACAATCGACGCGTCGAAGGTTCTCGTTCCAATTCTGAACCAATCGACTATGATATTAAA aaattcaaaaaacggtCAAGCCCGCAACGACACAATGCCACCGAACGGTTCGATGAGAAGAAGCCAGaattag
- the klp-11 gene encoding Kinesin-like protein (Confirmed by transcript evidence), translated as MILKNSKNGQARNDTMPPNGSMRRSQN; from the exons ATGATATTAAA aaattcaaaaaacggtCAAGCCCGCAACGACACAATGCCACCGAACGGTTCGATGAGAAGAAGCCAGaattag
- the cdc-50.B gene encoding Cell cycle control protein 50A (Confirmed by transcript evidence), whose protein sequence is MPDDIPKLPRHRGKKNQPKDTPWKQQKLPALRPHYNITSAIPVTLITGVATLAMGIALYFGHNGSLEQEIVYTDCALSNGTQASRIMRTEMGNQTFKCAYTITLNDDYTGEVKFYYGLSKFYQNNRLYFNSRNDQQLRGKVTETDGCDPLEYVDVNGTKVPIAPCGKVADSMFNDTFELFYINDKASNAVTRVPWTTRGVLGATEMKRKFRNPIRAENQTLCDVFAGTMPPPSWRYPICQLGLNSIDPDVGIGFENIDFMVWMKVAALPKFRKLYRILNRQVDMFSNGLPKGQYQLTINYNYPVDMYSGDKYFVIANENWVGPRNLFLPVIYLVVGTFLLLVTILFILIWLKQRLSRVHPT, encoded by the exons ATGCCAGATGATATTCCAAAATTGCCACGACACAGAGGAAAGAAAAATCAGCCGaaag aCACACCTtggaaacaacaaaaactgcCTGCTTTACGGCCTCATTATAACATAACTTCAGCAATTCCAGTTACTCTGATAACAGGAGTAGCCACGTTGGCAATGGGAATTGCTCTTTATTTCGGACATAATGGAT CATTAGAACAAGAGATTGTGTACACGGATTGTGCTCTTTCAAATGGAACACAAGCTTCACGAATTATGAGAACTGAAATGGGAAATCAAACATTTAAATGTGCATATACAATTACTTTGAATGACGATTATACT GGCGAAGTGAAGTTTTATTACGGTCTTTCCAAGTTCTATCAAAACAATCGATTATACTTCAACTCACGAAACGATCAACAGCTACGTGGAAAAGTTACTGAAACTGACGGATGTGATCCATTAGAATATGTGGATGTTAATGGAACTAAAGTTCCCATTGCGCCGTGTGGGAAAGTGGCTGATTCAATGTTTAACG atacctTCGAATTATTTTATATCAATGATAAAGCCTCAAACGCGGTAACACGGGTTCCATGGACAACTCGTGGAGTACTCGGTGCAactgaaatgaaaagaaaattcagaaatccGATTCGAGCGGAAAACCAGACATTATGTGATGTGTTTGCG GGAACAATGCCTCCGCCATCATGGAGATATCCGATCTGTCAATTGGGACTAAACAGTATTGATCCAGATGTTGGCATTGGTTTCGAGAACATTGATTTTATGGTTTGGATGAAGGTTGCAGCTCttccaaaattcagaaaactgtATAGAATACTGAATCGACAAGTTGATATGTTCAGTAATGGATTACCTAAAGGACAATATCAGTTGACCATTAATTACA ACTATCCAGTGGATATGTATTCGGGCGACAAGTACTTCGTTATAGCCAATGAAAACTGGGTTGGACCCAGGAATCTGTTTCTACCAGTAATCTATTTGGTTGTTGGAACATTCTTACTTCTCGTTACTATTCTCTTCATATTGATTTGGTTAAAACAGAGACTGTCGAGGGTTCATCCAACATGA
- the elli-1 gene encoding Enlarged germline granules protein 1 (Confirmed by transcript evidence), producing the protein MSNGKRGRKAKPTNKEKDMIFTPGCVDCHMNHLPFQCPRPVMTKKLPEWEKKSIGMGKLKNPLDSKVKMYSEPARQTTWKEKLSQLNHENMSYNAHNKRSSRQRGNSYRLPQQNIPPPSHHQSSQVMRGFQNAPFQMQPHYNNERKPQSRRNDTMRASKSAYAAATAPVKKHVRPANEQHMRKLNDLLRPFSYGSDDLYEETQPFVKETSLANVDIQICQTRPKVPPGKMWIFESRTIYDENGNCVSAREGAMEVSLASRMHNEPIVIVSMNDSMCF; encoded by the exons ATGTCAAATGGTAAACGTGGCCGCAAGGCTAAGCCAACTAATAAAGAAAAGGATATGATATTTACTCCTG GATGTGTGGATTGTCACATGAATCATCTCCCATTCCAATGCCCTCGTCCAGTGATGACAAAGAAACTGCCAGAGTgggagaaaaaatcgattggaATGGGAAAATTAAAGAACCCACTGGATAGCAAAG taaaaatGTACTCGGAGCCTGCTCGACAGACGACGTGGAAGGAGAAACTCA GTCAACTCAATCATGAGAACATGAGCTATAATGCTCACAATAAGAGAAGTAGTCGCCAGCGAGGAAATAGTTATCGGTTGCCTCAGCAAA ACATTCCTCCACCATCGCATCATCAATCGTCTCAAGTCATGCGAGGATTTCAAAACGCACCGTTCCAAATGCAACCGCATTACAACAATGAAAGGAAGCCTCAAAGTCGTAGGAATGACACTATGCGAGCATCTAAATCAGCGTATGCTGCCGCCACTGCTCCCGTAAAGAAGCACGTGAGACCGGCAAATGAACAGCACATGAGGAAGCTGAACGACTTGCTCCGTCCATTCTCCTACGGTTCAGATGATCTCTATGAGGAAACACAGCCGTTTGTGAAAGAAACTTCACTTGCAAACGTGGATATTCAG atctGCCAAACCAGGCCAAAAGTGCCGCCCGGTAAGATGTGGATATTCGAAAGTCGAACGATTTACGACGAGAATGGAAATTGTGTGAGCGCAAGAGAAGGAGCAATGGAAGTGTCATTGGCTTCAAGAATGCATAACGAACCTATCGTCATCGTGAGCATGAATGATAGCATGTGCTTCTAA
- the elli-1 gene encoding Enlarged germline granules protein 1 (Confirmed by transcript evidence), protein MSNGKRGRKAKPTNKEKDMIFTPGCVDCHMNHLPFQCPRPVMTKKLPEWEKKSIGMGKLKNPLDSKDIPPPSHHQSSQVMRGFQNAPFQMQPHYNNERKPQSRRNDTMRASKSAYAAATAPVKKHVRPANEQHMRKLNDLLRPFSYGSDDLYEETQPFVKETSLANVDIQICQTRPKVPPGKMWIFESRTIYDENGNCVSAREGAMEVSLASRMHNEPIVIVSMNDSMCF, encoded by the exons ATGTCAAATGGTAAACGTGGCCGCAAGGCTAAGCCAACTAATAAAGAAAAGGATATGATATTTACTCCTG GATGTGTGGATTGTCACATGAATCATCTCCCATTCCAATGCCCTCGTCCAGTGATGACAAAGAAACTGCCAGAGTgggagaaaaaatcgattggaATGGGAAAATTAAAGAACCCACTGGATAGCAAAG ACATTCCTCCACCATCGCATCATCAATCGTCTCAAGTCATGCGAGGATTTCAAAACGCACCGTTCCAAATGCAACCGCATTACAACAATGAAAGGAAGCCTCAAAGTCGTAGGAATGACACTATGCGAGCATCTAAATCAGCGTATGCTGCCGCCACTGCTCCCGTAAAGAAGCACGTGAGACCGGCAAATGAACAGCACATGAGGAAGCTGAACGACTTGCTCCGTCCATTCTCCTACGGTTCAGATGATCTCTATGAGGAAACACAGCCGTTTGTGAAAGAAACTTCACTTGCAAACGTGGATATTCAG atctGCCAAACCAGGCCAAAAGTGCCGCCCGGTAAGATGTGGATATTCGAAAGTCGAACGATTTACGACGAGAATGGAAATTGTGTGAGCGCAAGAGAAGGAGCAATGGAAGTGTCATTGGCTTCAAGAATGCATAACGAACCTATCGTCATCGTGAGCATGAATGATAGCATGTGCTTCTAA
- the elli-1 gene encoding Enlarged germline granules protein 1 (Confirmed by transcript evidence): MRGFQNAPFQMQPHYNNERKPQSRRNDTMRASKSAYAAATAPVKKHVRPANEQHMRKLNDLLRPFSYGSDDLYEETQPFVKETSLANVDIQICQTRPKVPPGKMWIFESRTIYDENGNCVSAREGAMEVSLASRMHNEPIVIVSMNDSMCF; this comes from the exons ATGCGAGGATTTCAAAACGCACCGTTCCAAATGCAACCGCATTACAACAATGAAAGGAAGCCTCAAAGTCGTAGGAATGACACTATGCGAGCATCTAAATCAGCGTATGCTGCCGCCACTGCTCCCGTAAAGAAGCACGTGAGACCGGCAAATGAACAGCACATGAGGAAGCTGAACGACTTGCTCCGTCCATTCTCCTACGGTTCAGATGATCTCTATGAGGAAACACAGCCGTTTGTGAAAGAAACTTCACTTGCAAACGTGGATATTCAG atctGCCAAACCAGGCCAAAAGTGCCGCCCGGTAAGATGTGGATATTCGAAAGTCGAACGATTTACGACGAGAATGGAAATTGTGTGAGCGCAAGAGAAGGAGCAATGGAAGTGTCATTGGCTTCAAGAATGCATAACGAACCTATCGTCATCGTGAGCATGAATGATAGCATGTGCTTCTAA
- the klp-11 gene encoding Kinesin-like protein (Partially confirmed by transcript evidence) → MVEIMKKSSKQETVKVIVRCRPLSSQEIANNYSKIVHMRPQRGQIELKNPKEQDEPSKDFTFDAIYDENSTQSDLYEETFRDLVDSVLNGYNATIFAYGQTGTGKTHTMEGKSSDPEQRGVIYKCIDHIFEHMAASHNQEYLVRASYLEIYQEELRDLLEAESNKKLEIKERPDGGVYVKDLTSKLTRTVGEIHEVMIRGNGHRSVGRTNMNEHSSRSHAIFIITVECSRIGEDGESHITVGRLNLVDLAGSERQSKTGATGERFKEATKINLSLSALGNVISALVDAKSAHIPYRDSKLTRLLQDSLGGNSKTVMVACIGPASYNFEETLGTLRYANRAKNIKNQPKINEDPKDALLREFQEEIEMLREQLKQRKTRSRDGATQSFYDAERAKLEDDIEAIQKDDSLIKHEKDRLIREIQEKHDLLEKERIEQARVAERIANIQSRLIVGSEEDGRLESRTKEQHAQLEKKRRELAEQKRREREMVEALERQEEDTVDLKQTFSDLRTEVEAKTKKLKKMLIKLRQARNEIRDVSGAYSDERQDLDQTIAEVSKELKLKLLIVENFIPRDVSERIKERAEWNEDSFEWNVNAFQSTSSNSSTPLNNTIEVNEDGVFTRSSGADSGVSVSGGNGTPATSQFLDKRLVATPGCRRPMSMCERMLVETAREQFGAQRRPPISGSGSFVEATIPEETIRFCGENVVVFSALERFVPEVTDSDPSTFSNSMMMSARRPSIENLTIDASKVLVPILNQSTMILKNSKNGQARNDTMPPNGSMRRSQN, encoded by the exons ATGGtggaaataatgaaaaaatcttcaaaacagGAGACTGtcaaa GTAATTGTGAGATGTCGACCGTTATCTTCACAAGAAATTgcaaataattattcaaa aatagtACATATGCGACCACAACGTGGGcaaattgagctgaaaaatccaaaagagCAAGATGAGCCATCGAAGGATTTTACATTCGATGCAATTTATGATGAAAA tTCCACACAATCGGATCTATATGAAGAAACCTTTCGAGATCTAGTTGATTCGGTTCTAAACGGATATAATGCCACGATTTTTGCATATGGTCAAACTGGAACTGGAAAGACTCACACAATGGAAGGAAAATCATCGGATCCAGAACAACGAGGTGTCATCTATAAGTGTATTGACCATATTTTTGAGCACATGGCAGCATCACATAATCAAGAGTATTTAGTTAGAGCTAgctatttggaaatttatcag GAGGAACTTCGAGATTTATTAGAAGCCGAATCGAataagaaattagaaattaaagaaCGTCCAGATGGAGGAGTTTATGTGAAAGATTTAACG tcaaaattaaCAAGGACAGTAGGTGAAATACACGAAGTGATGATTCGAGGAAATGGGCATCGGTCTGTAGG gcgaaCCAACATGAATGAGCATTCGTCTCGTTCCCACGCTATCTTTATCATTACTGTTGAATGTTCCCGAATTGGTGAAGACGGAGAAAGTCATATTACAGTTGGTCGACTAAATCTTGTAGATTTAGCTGGTTCAGAACGGCAATCGAAAACAGGAGCAACTGGCGAAAGATTTAAAGAAGCTACGAAAATCAATCTTTCATTATCGGCTCTTGGAAATGTAATCAGTGCATTGGTGGATGCGAAATCTGCCCATATTCCTTATCGAGATTCAAAACTGACTCGACTTCTTCAAGATTCTCTCGGTGGAAATTCAAAGACAGTTATGGTTGCTTGTATTGGACCTGCAAGTTACAATTTTGAGGAGACACTTGGTACATTACGATATGCAAATCGAGCTAAAAACATCAAGAATCAACCGAAAATTAATGAAGATCCTAAGGATGCTTTACTGCGAGAATTccaagaagaaattgaaatgctCCGTGAGCAACTGAAGCAGAGAAAGACAAGATCGAGGGATGGAGCAACTCAAAGTTTTTATGATGCTGAACGAGCAAAACTTGAAGATGATATTGAAGCAATTCAAAAAGATGATTCACTGATAAAACATGAAAAGGATCGATTAATAAGAGAAATTCAAGAGAAGCATGATCTGTTAGAAAAGGAACGGATAGAACAAGCACGGGTTGCTGAAAGAATAGCAAACATTCAAAGTCGACTTATCGTAGGATCTGAAGAAGATGGAAGGTTAGAATCAAGGACAAAAGAACAACATGCACAACtggaaaagaagagaagagaACTTGCCGAACAAAAACGAAGGGAAAGAGAAATGGTTGAAGCATTGGAACGGCAGGAAGAGGATACTGTGGAtttgaaacaaacattttcgGATTTAAGGACAGAGGTGGAGGCAaagacaaaaaagttaaagaagATGTTGATAAAGTTGAGACAG GCTCGCAATGAGATTCGTGATGTGTCTGGAGCATATTCCGACGAACGACAAGATCTGGATCAGACAATTGCGGAAGTGAGCAAGGAATTGAAGTTGAA GCTTCttattgttgaaaacttcATCCCTCGAGACGTGAGTGAAAGGATAAAAGAACGAGCAGAATGGAATGAAGATAGCTTTGAATGGAATGTTAACGCATTTCAATCAACTTCTTCTAATTCGTCAACACCATTAAACAATA CAATTGAAGTCAACGAAGACGGTGTCTTTACACGATCATCTGGTGCCGATAGTGGTGTCTCCGTGAGCGGCGGAAACGGGACGCCTGCGACATCGCAATTTTTGGACAAAAGACTG GTGGCAACTCCTGGCTGTCGACGGCCTATGTCAATGTGTGAGCGGATGCTCGTGGAAACAGCTCGAGAACAATTCGGTGCTCAGAGGAGGCCTCCTATATCag gttcagGATCGTTTGTCGAGGCGACAATTCCCGAGGAGACAATCCGATTCTGTGGGGAGAACGTTGTCGTTTTCAGTGCTCTGGAACGATTTGTTCCAGAGGTGACTGACTCGGATCCGTCCACTTTTTCAAACTCAATGATGATG tcagcACGTCGTCCATCAATCGAGAATCTGACAATCGACGCGTCGAAGGTTCTCGTTCCAATTCTGAACCAATCGACTATGATATTAAA aaattcaaaaaacggtCAAGCCCGCAACGACACAATGCCACCGAACGGTTCGATGAGAAGAAGCCAGaattag
- the klp-11 gene encoding Kinesin-like protein (Confirmed by transcript evidence) — MMMSARRPSIENLTIDASKVLVPILNQSTMILKNSKNGQARNDTMPPNGSMRRSQN; from the exons ATGATGATG tcagcACGTCGTCCATCAATCGAGAATCTGACAATCGACGCGTCGAAGGTTCTCGTTCCAATTCTGAACCAATCGACTATGATATTAAA aaattcaaaaaacggtCAAGCCCGCAACGACACAATGCCACCGAACGGTTCGATGAGAAGAAGCCAGaattag